The following are encoded in a window of Falco biarmicus isolate bFalBia1 chromosome 8, bFalBia1.pri, whole genome shotgun sequence genomic DNA:
- the HNRNPAB gene encoding heterogeneous nuclear ribonucleoprotein A/B isoform X2: protein MSEAEQQLAAGATQNGHEAAESAGEQQAETGGAPAAAGAAVAATAGTAAAAGAGPAAGTAGTAASQNGAEGDQINASKNEEDAGKMFVGGLSWDTSKKDLKDYFTKFGEVTDCTIKMDPNTGRSRGFGFILFKEPGSVEKVLEQKEHRLDGRLIDPKKAMAMKKDPVKKIFVGGLNPEATEEKIREYFGEFGEIEAIELPMDPKTNKRRGFVFITFKEEDPVKKVLEKKFHNVSGSKCEIKVAQPKEVYQQQQFSSGGGRGSYGGRGRGGRGGGQGSANYGKTPRRGGHQNNYKPY, encoded by the exons ATGTCCGAAGCGGAGCAGCAGTTGGCGGCCGGCGCCACCCAGAACGGCCACGAAGCGGCCGAGAGCGCCGGAGAGCAGCAGGCCGAAACCGGCGGAGCTCCGGCGGCGGCAGGCGCGGCTGTGGCGGCGACGGCGGGaacggcggcggcggcgggagctgGACCGGCGGCGGGAACAGCGGGGACGGCCGCCAGCCAGAACGGAGCCGAAGGCGACCAGATCAACGCCAGCAAGAACGAGGAGGACGCGGG GAAGATGTTCGTTGGTGGCCTCAGTTGGGATACAAGCAAAAAAGACTTGAAAGATTACTTCACCAAATTTGGTGAGGTAACTGACTGTACGATAAAGATGGACCCTAACACAGGAAGATCCAGAGGCTTTGGATTTATTCTCTTCAAAGAACCTGGGAGTGTTGAAAAG GTTCTGGAACAGAAAGAACACAGGCTAGATGGAAGACTAATTGACCCCAAGAAGGCCATGGCAATGAAAAAGGATccagtgaagaaaatatttgttggtGGACTAAACCCAGAagccacagaagagaaaatcaGGGAATACTTCGGAGAGTTTGGAGAG ATTGAAGCAATTGAACTTCCAATGGATCCAAAGACCAACAAAAGGAGGGGGTTTGTGTTCATCACTTTCAAGGAAGAGGATCCAGTGAAGAAGGTTTTGGAGAAGAAATTCCATAACGTCAGTGGAAGCAAG tgcGAGATTAAGGTAGCACAGCCAAAAGAAGTATACCAGCAGCAACAGTTCAGTAGTGGTGGAGGAAGAGGTAGCTatggaggaagaggcagaggtgGAAGAGGCGGCG GTCAAGGCAGTGCAAATTATGGGAAGACACCAAGACGTGGTGGTCATCAGAATAACTACAAGCCATATTGA
- the PHYKPL gene encoding 5-phosphohydroxy-L-lysine phospho-lyase, with translation MRPARRPRQETLALRRQLIGSSCKLFFSNDPVKIVKAKGQYMYDENGRRYLDCINNVAHVGHCHPDIVKAAHEQNQLLNTNSRYLHDNLVDYAERLSKTLPEKLCIFYFLNSGSEANDLALRLARQYTKHEDVIVLDHAYHGHLTSLIDISPYKFRNLEGQKEWVHVAPIPDTYRGLYREDHEDSVTAYANEVKNIIQQAHERGRKIAAFFVESLPSVGGQIIPPAGYFQKVAEHVHKAGGVFIADEIQVGFGRVGKHFWAFQLQGDDFIPDIVTMGKPIGNGHPIACVATTKEIAEAFGATGVEYFNTFGGNPVSCAIGLAVLDVIQKEHLQAHATEVGNFLMNLLKEQKTKHPIIGDVRGSGLFIGVDLIKDEAERTPATAEAEYLVTRLKEEYILLSTDGPGRNVLKFKPPMCFNMENAKFVVDTLDKLLTDMEKECLKQ, from the exons aTGAGGCcggcgcggcggccccgccaGGAGACCCTGGCCCTGCGCCGGCAGCTCATCGG CTCTTCTTGcaagctgtttttttctaatgatcCAGTGAAGATCGTAAAGGCGAAAGGCCAGTACATGTACGATGAGAATGGAAGACGATACCTTGACTGCATAAACAATGTCGCTCATG TTGGACATTGTCACCCTGATATAGTAAAAGCAGCCCATGAACAAAATCAATTGTTAAATACAAATTCTCGTTATCTTCATGACAACTTGGTCGATTATGCAGAGAGACTTTCAAAAACACTACCTGAGAAGTTATGCATCTTTTACTTTTTGAATTCTGG ATCTGAAGCTAATGATCTTGCCCTAAGACTGGCACGACAGTACACAAAACATGAGGATGTTATAGTTTTAGACCA TGCTTACCATGGACATCTGACATCCTTGATTGACATAAGCCCATATAAATTCAGAAATCTAGAAGGACAAAAGGAATGGGTCCACGTG GCTCCTATTCCAGACACATACAGAGGACTTTATAGAGAAGACCACGAAGATTCAGTAACAGCCTATGCTaatgaagtgaaaaatattaTCCAGCAAGCACATGAGAGAGGCAGAAAG attgctgcattttttgttgAATCTCTGCCAAGTGTGGGTGGTCAAATCATTCCACCAGCAGGCTATTTTCAGAAGGTTGCAGA GCACGTGCACAAGGCAGGAGGTGTATTTATTGCTGATGAAATTCAAGTTGGCTTTGGCAGGGTTGGCAAGCACTTTTGGGCATTCCAGCTTCAGGGAGACGATTTTATACCTGATATTGTCACTATGGGGAAACCGATAGGAAATGGGCACCCTATTGCCTGTgtagcaacaacaaaagaaattgcAGAAGCATTTGGAGCCACAGGAGTAGAGTATTTTAATACA TTTGGAGGAAATCCTGTTTCATGTGCAATTGGATTAGCTGTGTTAGATGTGATTCAGAAGGAACACCTTCAAGCACATGCCACAGAAGTAGGCAACTTCTTGATGAATCTACTCAAGGAACAGAAAACCAAGCATCCCATCATTGGTGATGTCAG gggTTCTGGCTTATTCATTGGAGTGGACTTAATCAAGGATGAAGCAGAAAGGaccccagccacagcagaagcagagtaTCTAGTAACAAG GCTTAAGGAAGAATATATTCTACTGAGTACAGATGGGCCAGGAAGAAATGTGCTTAAATTCAAGCCCCCAATGTGCTTCAATATGGAGAATGCAAAATTTGTTGTGGACACACTTGACAAGCTACTAACAG ATATGGAAAAGGAATGTCTGAAGCAATAG
- the HNRNPAB gene encoding heterogeneous nuclear ribonucleoprotein A/B isoform X1 gives MSEAEQQLAAGATQNGHEAAESAGEQQAETGGAPAAAGAAVAATAGTAAAAGAGPAAGTAGTAASQNGAEGDQINASKNEEDAGKMFVGGLSWDTSKKDLKDYFTKFGEVTDCTIKMDPNTGRSRGFGFILFKEPGSVEKVLEQKEHRLDGRLIDPKKAMAMKKDPVKKIFVGGLNPEATEEKIREYFGEFGEIEAIELPMDPKTNKRRGFVFITFKEEDPVKKVLEKKFHNVSGSKCEIKVAQPKEVYQQQQFSSGGGRGSYGGRGRGGRGGAQSQNWNQGYGNYWNQGYGNQGYGYQQGYGGYGGYDYSGYGYYGYGPGYDYSQGSANYGKTPRRGGHQNNYKPY, from the exons ATGTCCGAAGCGGAGCAGCAGTTGGCGGCCGGCGCCACCCAGAACGGCCACGAAGCGGCCGAGAGCGCCGGAGAGCAGCAGGCCGAAACCGGCGGAGCTCCGGCGGCGGCAGGCGCGGCTGTGGCGGCGACGGCGGGaacggcggcggcggcgggagctgGACCGGCGGCGGGAACAGCGGGGACGGCCGCCAGCCAGAACGGAGCCGAAGGCGACCAGATCAACGCCAGCAAGAACGAGGAGGACGCGGG GAAGATGTTCGTTGGTGGCCTCAGTTGGGATACAAGCAAAAAAGACTTGAAAGATTACTTCACCAAATTTGGTGAGGTAACTGACTGTACGATAAAGATGGACCCTAACACAGGAAGATCCAGAGGCTTTGGATTTATTCTCTTCAAAGAACCTGGGAGTGTTGAAAAG GTTCTGGAACAGAAAGAACACAGGCTAGATGGAAGACTAATTGACCCCAAGAAGGCCATGGCAATGAAAAAGGATccagtgaagaaaatatttgttggtGGACTAAACCCAGAagccacagaagagaaaatcaGGGAATACTTCGGAGAGTTTGGAGAG ATTGAAGCAATTGAACTTCCAATGGATCCAAAGACCAACAAAAGGAGGGGGTTTGTGTTCATCACTTTCAAGGAAGAGGATCCAGTGAAGAAGGTTTTGGAGAAGAAATTCCATAACGTCAGTGGAAGCAAG tgcGAGATTAAGGTAGCACAGCCAAAAGAAGTATACCAGCAGCAACAGTTCAGTAGTGGTGGAGGAAGAGGTAGCTatggaggaagaggcagaggtgGAAGAGGCGGCG CTCAAAGTCAAAATTGGAATCAAGGTTATGGCAATTACTGGAACCAGGGTTATGGGAATCAAGGATACGGCTATCAGCAAGGTTATGGTGGCTATGGAGGCTATGATTATTCAGGATATGGGTATTATGGATATGGACCAGGCTATGATTACA GTCAAGGCAGTGCAAATTATGGGAAGACACCAAGACGTGGTGGTCATCAGAATAACTACAAGCCATATTGA